A single Salmo trutta chromosome 14, fSalTru1.1, whole genome shotgun sequence DNA region contains:
- the ecm2 gene encoding extracellular matrix protein 2: MERWILFSLSLLVYLYLEVSGTKAGAQDQRALAGQRRKRRGPGEPGGPELNQPQRGELEWGKRRKAGGPGQGRARGNRDNQRSQTPLGLTRLGSLPANARGDDGASIFIESYKSVDERQTNYNVIPGKKGQCVYQGITMFEQAVWSPKPCVTCLCSGGQVLCDEVTCPPLRCHFPYTPPGECCPVCMDTASRGDDLDFSGDFPVANNPDSVAPDLDPILDPVVTRTKAEIELLNREEERLVKKEKRRKKQKEEAERQRRRQEEKRRRQEERSHEEERLRMEKEERRQEEARRLKEEVAMKERERKLEEERRRHEDELKEKLRELAELEEEEEEEEEEEMEWLLRGDVFQMFPDEPTEEDLLPPPLAKPTDREEEDGKGVVVRRPGITLPLGCDISDVTVTCENAKLTNFPPLNIPELKSLSLEGNSITTIPVGAFNGIPNLESINLGKNKLTTAGIAPHTFKGLKYLSRLYLDNNLLEKVLPDFPSTLQELKINENHLKGIEENSFQGLSDLLTLELEGNLLSEGNVDPLAFRPLSQLSYLRLGRNHFRTIPQGLPPSLLEVYLENNLIEEISDSVFNETTNLNVISLRHNRLDESRIAPLAWINHKNLESIDLSYNRLYLVPSYLPRALVHLVLVGNQIERIPGFVFAHMEPGIEYLYLSYNKLDGDGVEPQSFLGTYTSMTELCLDHNQLITVPPGINQMSTLHFLRLNNNKIRTFADDAICDPQNDEDANILTLRLENNYINPRMLSSDAFSCVRSYSSIVLKPQRTK, encoded by the exons ATGGAGCGCTGGATTCTCTTCTCTCTATCGCTCCTGGTCTACCTGTATTTGGAGGTGTCTGGAACTAAAGCTGGGGCCCAGGACCAGAGAGCGCTGGCTggccagaggaggaagaggagagggccagGGGAACCAGGGGGCCCGGAGTTGAACCAGCCCCAGCGAGGAGAGCTAGAatgggggaagaggaggaaggcaggagggcctgGGCAGGGGAGAGCCAGGGGGAACAGGGATAATCAGCGATCTCAAACCCCCCTGGGTCTGACAAGGCTGGGGAGCCTTCCAGCCAACGCCAGAGGAGACGATGGAGCGTCTATTTTCATTGAGTCATACAAGAGTGTTGATGAGAGACAGACTAACTACAATGTCATCCCGG GTAAAAAAGGCCAGTGTGTGTACCAGGGCATCACCATGTTTGAGCAGGCCGTCTGGTCCCCCAAGCCGTGTGTTACCTGTCTGTGTAGTGGAGGGCAGGTGCTGTGTGACGAGGTCACATGTCCTCCTCTACGATGTCACTTCCCCTACACCCCGCCTGGCGAATGCTGCCCTGTCTGCATGGACACAG cTTCCCGTGGTGATGACCTTGACTTCTCTGGCGATTTCCCAGTAGCCAACAACCCTGACTCTGTGGCCCCTGACCTTGACCCAATCCTTGACCCCGTGGTGACCCGCACCAAGGCCGAGATCGAGCTCCTGAATAGAGAGGAGGAGCGCCTCGTCAAGAaggaaaagaggaggaagaaACAGAAGGAGGAGGCGGAGAGACAGcggaggaggcaggaggagaagaggcggcggcaggaggagaggagccacGAGGAGGAGAGGCTGCGAAtggagaaggaagagaggaggcaggaggaggcaAGGAGACTAAAGGAGGAGGTGGCCATGAAGGAGCGGGAGAGgaagctggaggaggagaggagaagacatgAGGACGAGCTGAAGGAGAAACTGAGGGAACTAGCAGAgctggaagaggaggaagaagaggaggaggaagaggagatggagtGGCTGCTGAGAGGAGACGTTTTCCAAATGTTTCCAGATGAGCCGACCGAAGAggacctccttcctcctcccctagCTAAGCCCACggacagagaagaggaggatggaaaagGAGTGGTGGTACGTAGACCTGGGATCACCCTCCCGCTAGGCTGTGATATCTCTGATGTCACTGTGACGTGTGAGAACGCTAAACTGACCAACTTCCCTCCTCTCAACATCCCTGAGCTCAAGTCCCTAAGTCTGGAGG GTAACTCCATCACAACCATCCCAGTGGGGGCGTTCAACGGCATCCCCAACCTGGAGTCGATCAACCTGGGAAAGAACAAGTTGACAACTGCTGGCATCGCCCCACACACCTTCAAA GGCCTGAAGTACCTGAGCCGTCTTTACCTGGACAACAACCTCCTAGAGAAGGTCCTACCAGACTTCCCATCAACACTACAGGAGCTGAAGATCAACGAGAATCACCTCAAAGGGATCGAAGAGAACAGCTTCCAAG GTCTGAGCGACCTGTTGACCTTGGAGTTGGAGGGGAATCTCCTGAGTGAAGGGAATGTGGATCCTCTAGCTTTCAGACCCCTCTCCCAGCTCTCCTACCTCCGTCTGGGCAGAAACCACTTCAGGACCATCCCCCAGGGCTTGCCCCCATCTCTACTG GAGGTTTATCTTGAGAACAACCTGATAGAAGAGATATCTGACTCGGTCTTCAACGAAACCACTAACCTGAACGTGATCTCACTGAGACACAACAGACTGGATGAGTCCAGGATTGCACCTCTAGCATGGATCAATCACAA GAACCTGGAGTCCATTGACCTGTCCTACAACCGTCTGTACCTGGTCCCATCCTACCTGCCCAGAGCTCTGGTCCACCTGGTCTTGGTAGGGAACCAGATCGAGAGGATCCCAG ggTTTGTGTTTGCCCACATGGAGCCGGGTATAGAGTACCTGTACCTGTCCTACAACAAGCTGGATGGGGATGGAGTGGAGCCACAGTCCTTCTTGGGTACCTATACCTCCATGACAGAGCTGTGTTTAGACCACAACCAGCTGATTACGGTTCCCCCTGGTATCAACCAGATGAGCACTCTGCACTTCCTACGCCTCAATAACAACAAAATTAG GACGTTTGCAGACGACGCCATCTGTGACCCCCAGAACGACGAGGACGCTAACATATTGACGCTGCGTCTGGAGAACAACTACATCAACCCCAGGATGCTCTCGTCCGACGCCTTCTCCTGCGTACGCTCTTATTCCAGCATCGTCTTGAAACCTCAGCGGACCAAGTAA